One stretch of Streptomyces zhihengii DNA includes these proteins:
- a CDS encoding ABC transporter permease: MFVAWRDLRFAKGRFALMGVVIVLITLLVGLLSGLTAGLGRQNVSAVTGLPADRIAFGVPGGGEPSFTESAVTEEQWRRWADTPGVTRAEPLGIALTRASAGERGTAVSAFGVRPGSSLPPDGDRIGEHTAVLSAAAAEELGVAEGGRLVLAGQPLTVAAVGGDAWFSHTPVVWTSLADWRRAAPPAAASGGPFASVIALTTSSGSPVGAVDEAVGTSTVRTADALSAIGSYAAENGSLQLMRGFLLVISALVVGAFFTVWTIQRGGDVAVLKALGASTGGLLRDALGQALVLLTGGTLAGTALAAGAGALLAGSAVPFHLSPATVLVPAAATVALGALGAALSVRRITSVDPLTALGSTR, from the coding sequence GTGTTCGTCGCCTGGAGGGATCTCAGGTTCGCCAAGGGGCGCTTCGCGCTCATGGGCGTCGTCATCGTGCTCATCACCCTGCTGGTCGGACTGCTGTCCGGGCTGACGGCCGGGCTGGGGCGGCAGAACGTCTCCGCCGTGACCGGCCTGCCCGCGGACCGGATCGCCTTCGGCGTGCCCGGCGGAGGCGAGCCGTCGTTCACGGAGTCCGCCGTCACCGAGGAGCAGTGGCGGCGCTGGGCGGACACGCCCGGGGTGACGCGTGCCGAACCGCTGGGCATCGCGCTCACCAGGGCGAGCGCCGGGGAGCGCGGCACCGCGGTCTCCGCCTTCGGTGTGCGGCCCGGTTCCTCCCTCCCCCCGGACGGCGACAGGATCGGCGAGCACACCGCGGTCCTGTCGGCCGCGGCGGCCGAGGAACTCGGCGTCGCGGAGGGCGGCCGTCTCGTCCTCGCCGGACAGCCCCTGACCGTCGCGGCGGTGGGCGGCGACGCCTGGTTCAGCCACACCCCCGTCGTCTGGACGAGCCTGGCCGACTGGCGGCGGGCCGCGCCGCCGGCCGCCGCGTCCGGCGGCCCGTTCGCCAGTGTCATCGCCCTCACCACCTCGTCCGGCAGCCCCGTGGGGGCGGTCGACGAGGCGGTGGGCACCAGCACCGTCCGGACCGCGGACGCGCTGTCGGCGATCGGTTCCTACGCGGCCGAGAACGGCAGCCTGCAACTGATGCGCGGCTTCCTCCTCGTCATCTCCGCCCTGGTCGTCGGCGCCTTCTTCACCGTGTGGACGATCCAGCGCGGCGGTGACGTCGCCGTCCTCAAGGCGCTCGGCGCCTCCACGGGCGGCCTGCTGAGGGACGCACTCGGCCAGGCGCTCGTCCTGCTGACCGGCGGCACCCTCGCCGGCACGGCGCTCGCCGCCGGAGCCGGAGCCCTGCTCGCCGGGTCCGCCGTGCCGTTCCACCTCTCCCCCGCCACCGTCCTCGTCCCGGCCGCCGCGACGGTCGCGCTCGGTGCGCTGGGGGCCGCGCTCTCCGTGCGCCGCATCACCTCCGTCGACCCGCTGACCGCCCTCGGGAGCACCCGGTGA
- a CDS encoding sensor histidine kinase, with product MKTTAPAPTPTTRALAWCLHLLLLGLLALTAVRAAAGTGPHPGAVPAAAAVCALVYAAGPLLPAVARSRRAAALWLAAVGGVWLVLLALSADAVWLAFPLYFLQLHLLPPRTGTAAVAATAVAAVGGFAAHQDSFGAAMAIGPLLGAAVAVAVVRGYQALYRESDARRRLIEELTAARADLAAAQHTAGVLAERERLAREIHDTLAQGLSSIQLLLRAAERALPDTPSNASRYVGQARRAAVDNLAEARRFVAALAPPALDGATLSDALDRLCAATDGRQGPAAAFRVVGDPVPLPTAHDVALLRVAQSALANTVRHAGAARADVTLTYGGGQVSLGVADDGRGFDPARLPAPDPETGGYGLGTMRARVRSLGGTLTVASAPGDGTVLTARLPLDTPSAHPAPEARP from the coding sequence GTGAAGACCACCGCCCCCGCCCCCACCCCGACCACGCGCGCCCTCGCGTGGTGCCTGCACCTGCTACTCCTCGGGCTGCTCGCCCTCACCGCCGTACGGGCGGCGGCCGGCACCGGCCCGCACCCGGGGGCCGTGCCGGCCGCCGCCGCGGTGTGCGCCCTGGTCTACGCGGCCGGCCCCCTGCTGCCGGCCGTCGCCCGCTCCCGGCGCGCCGCCGCGCTGTGGCTGGCCGCCGTCGGCGGTGTCTGGCTGGTGCTGCTGGCGCTGTCCGCCGACGCGGTGTGGCTCGCCTTCCCGCTGTACTTCCTCCAGCTCCATCTGCTGCCCCCGAGGACCGGCACGGCGGCCGTCGCCGCCACCGCGGTCGCCGCGGTCGGCGGGTTCGCCGCGCACCAGGACTCCTTCGGCGCGGCGATGGCGATCGGCCCCCTGCTCGGCGCGGCGGTGGCCGTCGCCGTGGTGCGGGGCTACCAGGCCCTGTACCGGGAGAGCGACGCACGCCGCCGGCTGATCGAGGAGCTAACCGCGGCCCGCGCCGACCTGGCCGCCGCCCAGCACACCGCCGGTGTCCTCGCCGAACGCGAACGCCTGGCGCGGGAGATCCACGACACCCTCGCCCAGGGCCTGTCCAGCATCCAGCTCCTGCTGCGGGCCGCCGAGCGCGCCCTGCCGGACACGCCCTCGAACGCCTCCCGGTACGTCGGCCAGGCCCGCCGGGCCGCCGTCGACAACCTCGCCGAGGCCCGCCGGTTCGTCGCGGCGCTCGCCCCGCCGGCCCTCGACGGAGCCACCCTGTCCGACGCCCTGGACCGTCTGTGCGCGGCCACCGACGGGCGGCAGGGGCCCGCCGCGGCCTTCCGTGTCGTCGGCGACCCCGTCCCGCTGCCCACCGCGCACGACGTCGCGCTGCTGCGCGTCGCGCAGTCGGCGCTGGCGAACACCGTCCGCCACGCCGGAGCCGCCCGCGCGGACGTCACCCTCACCTACGGCGGCGGCCAGGTCTCCCTCGGCGTGGCCGACGACGGGCGCGGCTTCGACCCGGCGCGCCTGCCGGCACCCGACCCGGAGACCGGCGGCTACGGACTGGGCACCATGCGCGCCCGGGTGCGGTCCCTCGGCGGGACCCTGACCGTCGCCTCCGCCCCCGGCGACGGCACCGTCCTGACCGCCAGGCTGCCCCTCGACACCCCGTCCGCCCACCCCGCACCCGAGGCACGCCCGTGA
- a CDS encoding response regulator encodes MTGHPIRLLLADDHPVVRAGLRAVLETEPGIDVVAEAATAEAAVARAGQGDVDVVLMDLQFGRGMNGAEATALITARPGAPRVVVVTTYDTDADTLPAIEAGATGYLLKDAPPEDLAAAVRTAAEGRTMLAPSVADRLMNRLRTPGTALTRRETEVLALVAEGLSNHAVAGRLHLTEGTVKSHLARVYAKLGVDSRTSAVAAATGLGIIRR; translated from the coding sequence GTGACCGGTCACCCCATCCGCCTGCTGCTGGCCGACGACCATCCCGTCGTCCGCGCGGGACTGCGCGCCGTCCTGGAGACGGAACCCGGGATCGACGTGGTGGCCGAGGCCGCCACCGCGGAGGCCGCCGTCGCCCGGGCCGGGCAGGGGGACGTCGACGTCGTCCTGATGGACCTCCAGTTCGGCCGGGGCATGAACGGCGCCGAGGCCACCGCCCTCATCACCGCCCGTCCCGGCGCACCCCGCGTGGTCGTGGTCACCACCTACGACACCGACGCGGACACCCTGCCCGCCATCGAGGCCGGCGCCACCGGCTACCTCCTGAAGGACGCCCCGCCCGAGGACCTGGCCGCGGCCGTGCGCACGGCCGCGGAGGGCCGCACCATGCTGGCGCCGTCCGTCGCCGACCGGCTGATGAACCGGCTGCGCACACCGGGCACGGCCCTGACCCGCCGTGAGACCGAGGTGCTCGCGCTGGTCGCCGAGGGCCTGTCCAACCACGCCGTGGCGGGCCGTCTCCATCTCACGGAGGGGACGGTCAAGTCCCATCTGGCCCGCGTCTACGCCAAGCTCGGCGTCGACTCCCGCACCTCGGCCGTCGCCGCCGCCACCGGGCTGGGGATCATCCGCCGCTAG
- a CDS encoding TetR/AcrR family transcriptional regulator, with protein sequence MSGSTRGPNDPRRRERILDAALDVVAEHGAIKVTYRRIAEAAGVPLGSLTYYFDDMEHLLTAAFGRLADSVSSRYGALLEAAGTPQEAEAAVVEIICGKVWGTDRDLLLSYELYAFATRHPELREVMRSWMRASRMSLARHFDPLTARALDALVEGLSIHNSVDAEPADRADVAAIVHAVASRPGR encoded by the coding sequence ATGAGCGGCAGCACGCGCGGCCCGAACGACCCGCGACGACGCGAGCGCATCCTGGACGCGGCGCTCGACGTCGTCGCCGAGCACGGCGCGATCAAGGTGACGTACCGCAGGATCGCCGAAGCCGCGGGCGTGCCGCTGGGCTCGCTCACCTACTACTTCGACGACATGGAGCACCTGCTCACCGCCGCGTTCGGCAGGCTGGCCGATTCCGTCTCCTCCCGCTACGGGGCCCTCCTGGAGGCGGCCGGCACACCGCAGGAGGCGGAGGCCGCCGTCGTCGAGATCATCTGCGGCAAGGTCTGGGGCACCGACCGCGATCTGCTGCTCAGCTACGAGCTGTACGCCTTCGCCACCCGCCACCCGGAGCTGCGCGAGGTGATGCGCTCCTGGATGCGGGCCAGCCGGATGTCGCTGGCCCGCCACTTCGACCCGCTGACGGCCCGGGCGCTCGACGCGCTGGTGGAGGGCCTGTCGATCCACAACTCCGTCGACGCGGAGCCGGCCGACCGCGCGGACGTGGCCGCGATCGTGCACGCCGTCGCCTCCCGGCCGGGCCGCTGA
- a CDS encoding MFS transporter translates to MTDPALRRRRQALYLFFFLPGIAMSSWITRTPDIRDGLGVSIGQMGLILFGLSVGSMAGILCSGRLVSRFGTRPVIAVGTLLVIAAVFVIAAGSAASSAPLVAAGLGVFGAGMGGGEVAVNVDGADVEHLTGTAVLPALHGCFSLGTVVGGLLGMAATATAFPAHWHLAGIGLIATAILVHALRAVPAGTGISSAGRDESHPEGEHGAPVWKDRALLLIGGIVLAMALAEGAANDWLPLLMVDGHGLDPALGSLVFVGFAAAMTLGRFSGSFFIERYGRVAVLRASAVSGAAGLVLVVFSDNAVVAAAAVLFWGLGASLGFPVALSAAGDSGPGKTARVSLVATIGYVAFLVGPPALGFLGDHYGLRSAMAVVLVFVASAVLLAPAAGTRAPVTAGPVPVPPRPADESVKHPSHQGEGR, encoded by the coding sequence GTGACAGACCCCGCACTGCGCCGACGCCGTCAGGCCCTGTACCTCTTCTTCTTCCTGCCCGGCATCGCCATGTCGTCGTGGATCACGCGGACCCCGGACATCCGCGACGGGCTCGGCGTGTCCATCGGGCAGATGGGCCTGATCCTCTTCGGCCTGTCCGTCGGCTCGATGGCGGGCATCCTGTGCTCCGGCCGCCTGGTGTCGCGCTTCGGCACCCGGCCGGTCATCGCCGTCGGCACCCTGCTGGTCATCGCCGCCGTCTTCGTCATCGCCGCGGGCAGCGCCGCCTCCTCGGCACCGCTGGTCGCGGCCGGGCTCGGCGTCTTCGGCGCGGGCATGGGAGGCGGCGAGGTCGCCGTCAACGTGGACGGGGCCGACGTCGAACACCTCACCGGCACCGCCGTCCTGCCGGCCCTGCACGGCTGCTTCAGCCTGGGCACGGTCGTCGGCGGCCTGCTCGGCATGGCCGCCACCGCCACCGCGTTCCCCGCCCACTGGCACCTGGCCGGCATCGGCCTGATCGCGACGGCGATCCTCGTCCACGCCCTGCGCGCGGTGCCGGCCGGCACCGGCATCAGCTCCGCGGGCCGGGACGAGTCCCACCCGGAGGGCGAGCACGGCGCCCCGGTGTGGAAGGACCGCGCCCTGCTGCTGATCGGCGGCATCGTCCTGGCCATGGCGCTCGCCGAGGGCGCCGCCAACGACTGGCTGCCCCTGCTCATGGTCGACGGCCACGGTCTCGACCCGGCGCTCGGCTCGCTGGTCTTCGTCGGGTTCGCCGCCGCCATGACCCTCGGCCGGTTCAGCGGCTCGTTCTTCATCGAGCGCTACGGACGGGTGGCGGTGCTGCGCGCCAGCGCCGTGTCCGGCGCCGCCGGGCTGGTCCTCGTCGTCTTCTCCGACAACGCCGTCGTGGCCGCCGCGGCCGTGCTGTTCTGGGGACTGGGCGCGTCGCTCGGCTTCCCCGTCGCCCTGTCGGCGGCGGGCGACTCGGGCCCCGGGAAGACCGCCCGGGTGAGCCTGGTCGCCACCATCGGCTACGTCGCCTTCCTGGTGGGGCCGCCGGCCCTCGGCTTCCTCGGGGACCACTACGGACTGCGCTCCGCGATGGCGGTGGTCCTGGTCTTCGTCGCCTCCGCCGTCCTCCTCGCCCCCGCAGCCGGCACCCGTGCCCCGGTGACCGCCGGCCCGGTGCCGGTGCCGCCCCGGCCGGCGGACGAGTCCGTGAAGCACCCGTCGCACCAGGGGGAGGGGCGATGA
- a CDS encoding LLM class flavin-dependent oxidoreductase — translation MTATAGAIGVLLPCDLPAAEVIGFARDADALGFDELWVAEDLGHRGGLAQAATALAVTSRIRVGVGLLPAGARNVAFAAMEAATLAQLHPGRLDIAVGHGMPDWMRAAGAWPRSPLTLLREYIPALRTLLSGGTADVDGRYVRLDGVRLAPTAVPDLVPDVFAGVRSPKSLALSGETADGTLLAEPVTPPYVREALRSIAPRGPHRITAYNVAAVADDPGAAVAAVRPALQALGDADWRPHIVPLGFHEELAALRAASADARAFAEAMPAEWVERLALAGTPAHVRTRIDGLFAAGVTSAVLIPAGPDRRAALAALARVL, via the coding sequence ATGACCGCCACGGCCGGCGCGATCGGCGTCCTGCTGCCCTGCGACCTCCCCGCGGCCGAGGTGATCGGCTTCGCCCGCGACGCGGACGCCCTCGGCTTCGACGAGCTGTGGGTCGCCGAGGACCTCGGACACCGCGGCGGGCTCGCCCAGGCCGCGACGGCGCTCGCCGTCACCTCGCGCATCCGGGTCGGCGTGGGGCTGCTGCCCGCGGGCGCCCGCAACGTCGCCTTCGCCGCCATGGAGGCGGCCACGCTCGCCCAGCTCCACCCCGGCCGGCTGGACATCGCCGTCGGGCACGGCATGCCCGACTGGATGCGCGCCGCGGGCGCCTGGCCGCGCAGCCCGCTCACGCTGCTGCGCGAGTACATCCCCGCCCTGCGCACCCTGCTGTCGGGCGGGACGGCCGACGTCGACGGCCGCTACGTCCGGCTCGACGGCGTGCGGCTCGCGCCCACGGCGGTGCCCGACCTGGTCCCCGACGTGTTCGCCGGGGTCCGCAGCCCCAAGTCGCTCGCCCTCTCCGGCGAGACGGCTGACGGAACGCTGCTCGCCGAGCCCGTCACACCCCCGTACGTCCGCGAGGCCCTGCGCAGCATCGCGCCGCGCGGCCCGCACCGGATCACCGCCTACAACGTCGCCGCGGTGGCCGACGACCCCGGGGCGGCCGTCGCCGCCGTGCGTCCCGCCCTCCAGGCGCTGGGCGACGCCGACTGGCGGCCGCACATCGTGCCCCTCGGCTTCCACGAGGAGCTCGCGGCACTCCGCGCCGCCTCCGCGGACGCCCGGGCGTTCGCGGAGGCGATGCCGGCGGAGTGGGTGGAGCGACTGGCCCTGGCGGGCACCCCCGCGCACGTCCGGACCCGTATCGACGGCCTCTTCGCCGCCGGTGTCACCAGTGCCGTGCTCATCCCGGCCGGCCCCGACCGCCGCGCGGCCCTGGCCGCGCTGGCCCGGGTGCTCTGA
- a CDS encoding GNAT family N-acetyltransferase has translation MTELLTARLVLRHWRDCDLAPWAAMNADPAVREHLGALLTREQSDASVARFRADFERRGYGWWAVEVQDTGEFVGFAGLDDTEDAMPLTGVEIGWRLARPAWGRGYATEAARAVLAHGFGALGLAGIFAVTTAGNLRSQAVMHRIGMVREPAGDFDDPSAPEGPLRRQVVYRIDRGPGADRPA, from the coding sequence ATGACCGAACTGCTCACCGCACGCCTCGTACTGCGCCACTGGCGCGACTGTGACCTCGCGCCCTGGGCCGCCATGAACGCAGATCCCGCGGTGCGCGAGCACCTGGGGGCCCTGCTCACACGGGAGCAGAGCGACGCGTCCGTGGCCCGGTTCCGTGCGGACTTCGAGCGCCGCGGCTACGGATGGTGGGCGGTCGAGGTCCAGGACACCGGGGAGTTCGTCGGGTTCGCCGGACTGGACGACACCGAGGACGCCATGCCGCTGACCGGGGTGGAGATCGGCTGGCGCCTCGCCCGGCCCGCCTGGGGCCGGGGCTACGCCACCGAGGCCGCCCGGGCGGTGCTCGCCCACGGCTTCGGCGCGCTGGGCCTGGCCGGGATCTTCGCCGTCACGACCGCCGGCAACCTCCGTTCGCAGGCGGTGATGCACCGGATCGGCATGGTGCGCGAGCCGGCCGGCGACTTCGACGACCCGTCCGCGCCCGAGGGGCCGCTGCGCCGTCAGGTGGTGTACCGGATCGACCGGGGCCCCGGGGCCGACCGCCCGGCCTGA
- a CDS encoding aldo/keto reductase, whose translation MHTVTLNNGVEMPVIGFGVYQIPPGDTERAVTEALAAGYRSLDTAAAYGNEEAVGRAVAGSGIPREDLFVTTKLWVSDAGEDRARRAFDTSLRKLGTDYVDLYLIHQPYGDVHGSWRAMEALHREGLARAVGVSNFHSDRLVDLIDHNEVTPAVNQIETHPFFQRTAEQDLMRGRGVQIESWGPFAEGRNNLFTDPLLTGIAAAHGRSVAQVVLRWLVQRGVVVIPKSVRAERMAENLAVFDFALTGEQMAAVASLDTGASAFFDHRDPEMVSRLGNATLDD comes from the coding sequence ATGCACACCGTCACCCTGAACAACGGCGTCGAGATGCCCGTCATCGGCTTCGGCGTCTACCAGATCCCGCCCGGCGACACGGAACGGGCCGTCACCGAGGCCCTCGCCGCCGGGTACCGCTCGCTCGACACGGCGGCCGCCTACGGCAACGAGGAAGCCGTCGGCCGTGCCGTCGCCGGCAGCGGCATCCCGCGCGAGGACCTGTTCGTCACGACCAAGCTGTGGGTGTCCGACGCGGGCGAGGACCGGGCGCGGCGCGCCTTCGACACCTCCCTGCGCAAGCTCGGCACCGACTACGTGGACCTCTATCTGATCCACCAGCCCTACGGCGACGTCCACGGCTCCTGGCGGGCCATGGAGGCCCTGCACCGCGAGGGCCTGGCGCGGGCCGTCGGCGTCTCCAACTTCCACTCCGACCGGCTCGTCGACCTCATCGACCACAACGAGGTCACCCCGGCGGTGAACCAGATCGAGACCCATCCCTTCTTCCAGCGCACGGCCGAACAGGACCTGATGCGCGGACGCGGGGTCCAGATCGAGTCGTGGGGCCCCTTCGCCGAGGGCCGCAACAACCTCTTCACCGACCCGCTGCTCACCGGGATCGCCGCCGCCCACGGCAGGTCCGTCGCCCAGGTCGTGCTGCGCTGGCTCGTCCAGCGGGGCGTCGTCGTCATCCCCAAGTCGGTCCGCGCCGAGCGCATGGCCGAGAACCTCGCCGTCTTCGACTTCGCCCTCACCGGTGAGCAGATGGCCGCCGTCGCGTCCCTCGACACGGGCGCCTCGGCGTTCTTCGACCACCGCGACCCCGAGATGGTCAGCCGCCTCGGCAACGCGACACTGGACGACTGA
- a CDS encoding MarR family winged helix-turn-helix transcriptional regulator, with protein MDSRDSSHSDPHPGPHPDSHPDDRVARIQAEWRRERPDVDVSPQAVIGRLHRLAGRLTAELRIVYDRYGLGEGEFDVLCALRRAGEPFERAPGELAAHTMVTTGAMTKRIDRLERAGLVTRRRSGDDQRARIVALTRPGLDLVDRAFADHMRNERRLLDLLTADESAGLETLLTSWLARMDAPSAGDRPAGPPR; from the coding sequence ATGGACTCCAGGGACTCCTCGCACTCCGACCCGCACCCCGGCCCGCACCCCGACTCGCACCCCGACGACCGCGTCGCCCGCATCCAGGCCGAATGGCGCCGGGAACGCCCCGACGTCGACGTCTCCCCCCAGGCGGTCATCGGCCGGCTGCACCGGCTCGCCGGCCGGCTCACCGCGGAGCTGCGGATCGTCTACGACCGCTACGGCCTCGGCGAGGGCGAGTTCGACGTGCTGTGCGCGCTGCGCCGCGCCGGGGAGCCCTTCGAGCGGGCGCCGGGCGAACTCGCCGCGCACACCATGGTCACCACCGGGGCGATGACCAAGCGGATCGACCGCCTGGAGCGCGCCGGGCTCGTCACCCGCCGCCGCTCCGGCGACGACCAGCGGGCCCGGATCGTCGCCCTCACCCGCCCCGGGCTCGACCTCGTCGACCGGGCGTTCGCCGACCACATGCGCAACGAGCGCCGTCTGCTGGACCTGCTGACCGCGGACGAGTCCGCCGGTCTGGAGACCCTGCTCACGAGCTGGCTGGCCCGCATGGACGCGCCCTCGGCCGGGGACCGACCCGCCGGGCCGCCGCGCTGA
- a CDS encoding EamA family transporter: protein MEGNLRWMALTAVAPVAWGTNYYVTHAYLPPEHPLYGAVLRALPAGLLLLCLCRRRPHGAWWWRSAVLGLLNVSVFFVLVYAASQLLPTSVAATVMAAAPLTMMLMAWALVSERPGAAHLAGAAIGLGGVCLMVLTGDGGVSVPGVLASAAAMVVSSCGYILAKRWSTGADVLSSTAWQLTAGGLILLPVAAAVEGPPPALPASALLAFGYVALVATALAFAAWFAGLRRLPAGTVGLVGLLNPVTGVLLGTLVAGETLALQQAGGLALVLLGVVLGRPARRPHGPAGHGPRDVSGAAPTGTGARPARRRRRPRRAWGPAGPGSL, encoded by the coding sequence ATGGAAGGTAATCTGCGGTGGATGGCCCTGACCGCCGTCGCGCCGGTGGCCTGGGGCACCAACTACTACGTCACCCACGCGTACCTGCCCCCGGAGCACCCCCTCTACGGCGCGGTCCTGCGGGCCCTGCCGGCCGGCCTCCTCCTGCTGTGCCTGTGCCGGCGCCGGCCCCACGGCGCCTGGTGGTGGCGCTCCGCGGTGCTCGGGCTGCTCAATGTGAGCGTCTTCTTCGTCCTCGTCTACGCCGCGTCCCAGCTGCTCCCGACCAGCGTCGCGGCCACGGTGATGGCCGCGGCGCCGCTGACGATGATGCTCATGGCCTGGGCCCTGGTGTCCGAACGCCCGGGCGCCGCGCATCTCGCCGGTGCCGCGATCGGGCTCGGCGGGGTGTGCCTCATGGTGCTCACCGGGGACGGGGGCGTGAGCGTGCCCGGCGTCCTCGCCTCGGCGGCGGCCATGGTGGTCTCCTCGTGCGGCTACATCCTCGCCAAGCGGTGGAGCACGGGCGCCGACGTCCTCTCGTCGACCGCGTGGCAGCTCACCGCGGGCGGCCTGATCCTGCTGCCCGTCGCCGCCGCGGTGGAGGGGCCGCCGCCCGCCCTGCCGGCGTCCGCGCTGCTGGCGTTCGGCTATGTCGCCCTGGTGGCCACGGCGCTCGCCTTCGCCGCCTGGTTCGCCGGGCTGCGGCGTCTGCCGGCCGGCACCGTCGGGCTCGTCGGCCTGCTCAACCCCGTCACGGGCGTGCTGCTCGGCACGCTGGTGGCGGGGGAGACGCTGGCGCTCCAGCAGGCGGGCGGCCTGGCCCTCGTGCTGCTCGGGGTCGTCCTCGGCCGGCCCGCCCGGCGTCCGCACGGCCCGGCCGGGCACGGGCCGCGGGACGTCAGCGGCGCGGCTCCCACCGGAACAGGCGCGAGGCCAGCGCGGCGGCGACGACGACCCAGGCGAGCGTGGGGGCCAGCAGGACCAGGGAGTCTGTGA
- a CDS encoding ABC transporter permease — translation MLAIALSELIQIFRNRSVLLAGFLIPVVPCAFFVYRHEVFEDLAGLGYIAAVVVCTVGAFGLYTTTVTTLASRRQTLFLKRLRSTPAGDATILLGLMLPVTVLALLQVTVILVVLSAVTGGPAQVPLLVAAIVATVAMMLGLGLATAGLTNSPEHAQVTTLPVSIGTIAVATWVGITGTEELTLLKRLLPGGAATELVVDAWEGGAAVTDSLVLLAPTLAWVVVAAALASRLFRWEPRR, via the coding sequence ATGCTCGCCATCGCGCTCAGCGAACTGATCCAGATCTTCCGGAACCGGTCGGTACTGCTGGCCGGCTTCCTCATCCCCGTGGTGCCGTGCGCGTTCTTCGTCTACCGGCACGAGGTCTTCGAGGACCTCGCCGGCCTCGGCTACATCGCGGCGGTGGTGGTGTGCACCGTGGGCGCGTTCGGGCTCTACACCACGACGGTGACCACGCTGGCCTCGCGCCGCCAGACCCTCTTCCTGAAGCGGCTGCGCTCCACGCCGGCGGGTGACGCCACCATCCTGCTGGGGCTGATGCTGCCGGTGACCGTCCTCGCGCTGCTCCAGGTGACCGTGATCCTCGTGGTGCTGTCGGCGGTCACCGGCGGCCCGGCCCAGGTCCCGCTGCTGGTGGCGGCGATCGTCGCGACCGTGGCGATGATGCTCGGTCTCGGGCTGGCCACGGCCGGGCTGACCAACTCCCCCGAGCACGCCCAGGTGACGACGCTGCCCGTGAGCATCGGCACCATCGCGGTGGCGACCTGGGTGGGGATCACCGGTACCGAGGAGCTCACCCTGCTCAAGCGGCTGCTGCCCGGCGGCGCGGCCACGGAGCTGGTGGTCGACGCCTGGGAGGGCGGCGCCGCCGTCACAGACTCCCTGGTCCTGCTGGCCCCCACGCTCGCCTGGGTCGTCGTCGCCGCCGCGCTGGCCTCGCGCCTGTTCCGGTGGGAGCCGCGCCGCTGA
- a CDS encoding ABC transporter ATP-binding protein: MSSTPVIDVEHLHLAYGDFHAVKDVSFRVARGELYALLGTNGAGKTSTLEIVEGHRRATSGTVRVFGRDPRDRAAVRPRMGVMLQESGFSPDLTVAESVRLFGELSRRRDSVPRVLAVAGLTHKAGTRAAQLSGGEKRRLDFATAVYGTPELVFLDEPTTGLDIQSRDALWDAVDRLREDGSTVVLTTHYLEEAQQRADRIGLMHRGTLHQEGTVHELTRTLPATIRFTLADGAPELPLPAVRRDDGRVLVETFDLQADLYTLLGWAHAHATELRGIEAGPTRLDDVFRALDNP; the protein is encoded by the coding sequence ATGTCCTCCACACCGGTCATCGACGTCGAACACCTGCATCTCGCCTACGGCGACTTCCACGCCGTGAAGGACGTGTCCTTCCGGGTGGCACGCGGCGAGCTCTACGCCCTGCTGGGCACGAACGGGGCGGGGAAGACCTCGACCCTGGAGATCGTCGAGGGGCACCGCCGGGCCACCTCGGGGACCGTGCGCGTCTTCGGCCGCGATCCGCGGGACCGCGCCGCCGTCCGGCCCAGGATGGGCGTGATGCTCCAGGAGAGCGGCTTCTCGCCCGATCTGACGGTGGCGGAGTCCGTCCGGCTGTTCGGCGAGCTCAGCCGGCGGCGGGACAGCGTGCCGCGGGTGCTCGCCGTCGCCGGGCTCACCCACAAGGCCGGCACCAGGGCAGCCCAGCTCTCCGGCGGCGAGAAGCGGCGCCTGGACTTCGCCACCGCCGTGTACGGCACGCCGGAGCTGGTGTTCCTGGACGAGCCGACCACGGGTCTGGACATCCAGTCGCGGGACGCCCTGTGGGACGCGGTGGACCGGCTGCGCGAGGACGGTTCCACCGTCGTGCTCACCACCCACTACCTGGAGGAGGCCCAGCAGCGCGCGGACCGCATCGGGCTGATGCACCGGGGCACCCTCCACCAGGAGGGCACCGTCCACGAACTGACCAGGACCCTGCCGGCGACGATCCGCTTCACCCTCGCGGACGGCGCGCCGGAGCTTCCGCTGCCGGCCGTGCGCCGGGACGACGGCAGGGTCCTCGTCGAGACCTTCGACCTCCAGGCGGACCTGTACACCCTGCTGGGCTGGGCGCACGCCCACGCCACGGAACTGCGGGGGATCGAGGCGGGGCCGACCCGGCTCGACGACGTGTTCCGTGCCCTCGACAACCCGTAG